A region of uncultured Desulfobacter sp. DNA encodes the following proteins:
- the glyA gene encoding serine hydroxymethyltransferase encodes MENTKFIKLCDPEIASVIDSEYDRQEYGLNLIASENTVSRAVMEAQGSIMTNKYAEGYPAKRYYGGCQYMDQAEELAIDRVKKLFGVEFANVQPHSGSQANMAAYFSVLSPGDGILAMDLSHGGHLTHGSGVSFSGRLFNFTHYGLNPETETIDLNQVEDLARANKPKMIVAGASAYPRIIDFKGFSEIAKACGALFLVDMAHIAGLVAAGVHPTPVGYADIITSTTHKTLRGPRGGLILSGAELGKKINSQIFPGIQGGPLMHVITAKAVAFKEALSPDFTQYQEQVVKNAAVLATVLMDRGYKLVSNGTDNHMVLVDFSGRDLTGKDAEERLGRANITVNKNTVPNEKRSPFVTSGVRIGVPLITSRGMNEDAVGAIAGFICDVLEDEANVTKVAAKVKELCTQYPLYGDTAC; translated from the coding sequence ATGGAAAATACAAAATTTATCAAGTTATGTGATCCTGAAATTGCTTCAGTGATTGATAGTGAATATGATCGGCAGGAATATGGGCTCAATCTCATCGCTTCGGAAAATACGGTGAGCCGGGCAGTGATGGAAGCCCAGGGCTCCATCATGACCAATAAATATGCCGAAGGGTATCCGGCAAAACGCTATTACGGCGGTTGCCAGTATATGGATCAGGCTGAAGAACTGGCCATTGACCGGGTAAAAAAGCTGTTTGGCGTGGAATTTGCCAATGTTCAGCCCCATTCGGGATCCCAGGCCAACATGGCGGCCTACTTTTCCGTGCTCTCCCCCGGGGACGGAATTCTGGCCATGGATCTTTCCCATGGCGGTCACTTAACCCATGGTTCAGGCGTAAGTTTTTCGGGCCGTTTGTTCAACTTCACCCACTATGGCTTAAATCCTGAAACCGAGACCATTGATTTGAATCAGGTGGAAGATCTTGCCCGGGCAAACAAGCCCAAAATGATTGTGGCAGGGGCTTCGGCCTATCCCAGAATCATTGATTTCAAGGGTTTTTCAGAAATTGCCAAGGCCTGCGGAGCGCTTTTTCTGGTGGATATGGCACACATTGCAGGGCTTGTGGCTGCAGGTGTTCACCCCACACCAGTGGGGTACGCAGACATCATCACATCCACCACCCATAAGACCCTTCGTGGTCCCCGGGGAGGGCTGATTCTCTCAGGAGCCGAACTGGGCAAAAAAATTAATTCCCAGATTTTTCCCGGTATCCAGGGCGGTCCCCTCATGCATGTCATAACGGCCAAGGCCGTGGCATTTAAAGAAGCCTTGTCTCCTGATTTTACCCAATATCAGGAACAGGTGGTCAAAAATGCCGCTGTACTGGCAACGGTACTCATGGATCGGGGCTACAAACTTGTGTCCAACGGTACGGACAACCATATGGTTCTGGTGGATTTCTCCGGACGGGATCTCACCGGAAAAGACGCTGAGGAGCGTCTGGGACGGGCCAATATTACTGTGAATAAAAATACCGTTCCCAATGAAAAACGAAGCCCCTTTGTTACTTCGGGGGTACGTATCGGTGTGCCGTTGATCACCTCCCGGGGTATGAACGAAGATGCCGTGGGTGCCATAGCCGGATTCATCTGCGATGTTCTGGAAGATGAGGCCAATGTAACAAAAGTTGCGGCCAAGGTTAAAGAGTTGTGCACCCAGTATCCTTTATATGGGGACACAGCCTGCTGA
- the nrdR gene encoding transcriptional regulator NrdR — MKCPYCGNPNTRVVDSRPGKIEFEVRRRRECQECGRRFTTYERVEQAPVMIVKKDNRREEFDRDKVLRGIQKACEKRAISVNQIEQIVDDIERDLREGRDQEVSAKVVGEKIINALKELDDVAYVRFASVYREFKDVTDFIQELESLIHKEHQSSDVKSDIKPEMEGPAKTDD; from the coding sequence ATGAAGTGCCCCTATTGCGGCAATCCGAATACGAGAGTGGTGGATTCTCGGCCCGGCAAAATTGAGTTCGAGGTCCGGCGTAGACGGGAGTGCCAGGAGTGCGGGCGGCGTTTTACCACCTATGAAAGGGTGGAACAAGCCCCTGTCATGATAGTCAAAAAAGACAACCGCCGTGAGGAATTTGACAGGGACAAGGTGCTCCGGGGCATTCAGAAGGCTTGTGAAAAGCGGGCCATCAGTGTTAATCAGATCGAACAGATTGTGGATGATATTGAACGGGACTTGCGGGAAGGCCGGGACCAGGAAGTGTCTGCCAAGGTTGTGGGAGAGAAAATCATCAACGCCCTCAAGGAGCTGGATGACGTGGCTTATGTCCGGTTCGCTTCCGTGTACCGGGAGTTCAAGGATGTCACCGATTTCATCCAGGAGCTTGAAAGCCTTATTCATAAAGAGCATCAGTCCTCCGACGTCAAATCAGACATTAAGCCGGAAATGGAAGGCCCTGCCAAGACCGATGACTGA
- the rpiB gene encoding ribose 5-phosphate isomerase B, with amino-acid sequence MDKEKQIIIGSDHAAFELKEKIKNLLTDLGYEVEDAGTHSTASVNYADYGKKVAKAVSEGSFTRGILLCGTGLGMSMQANRFKGVRAALCSDIFSVRMSRQHNDANILVMGGRVIGDILAFELVREWLATPFEGGRHLDRIRSLD; translated from the coding sequence ATGGATAAAGAGAAACAGATTATCATCGGCAGTGACCATGCTGCGTTTGAATTAAAAGAAAAGATCAAAAACCTGTTGACTGATCTTGGCTATGAGGTCGAGGATGCCGGCACCCACAGCACTGCTTCGGTCAATTATGCCGATTACGGCAAGAAGGTGGCTAAAGCAGTATCCGAAGGCTCCTTCACCCGGGGAATTCTTCTGTGCGGTACCGGCCTTGGCATGTCCATGCAGGCCAACCGGTTTAAGGGCGTACGGGCTGCCCTGTGCTCGGATATTTTTTCCGTCAGGATGAGCCGGCAGCACAATGATGCCAATATTCTGGTCATGGGCGGCCGTGTCATCGGTGATATTCTTGCCTTTGAACTGGTCAGGGAGTGGCTTGCCACCCCCTTTGAAGGCGGTCGCCATCTGGACCGTATTCGTTCCCTGGACTAA
- the acpP gene encoding acyl carrier protein, which yields MTIETKVKKIIAEKIPDIDVDDVIPEASLIEDLGADSLTIVELIMTMEEVFEIEIDDDEAEKLSTVQDIYDFIASKS from the coding sequence ATGACCATTGAAACCAAAGTAAAAAAAATTATTGCTGAAAAGATTCCCGACATTGATGTTGATGATGTGATTCCCGAGGCTTCTCTCATCGAAGATCTTGGAGCTGATTCCCTGACCATAGTTGAGCTTATCATGACCATGGAAGAGGTTTTTGAAATCGAAATTGATGATGACGAGGCCGAGAAACTGTCAACTGTGCAAGATATTTATGACTTCATTGCATCGAAATCATAG
- a CDS encoding riboflavin synthase, with product MFTGIIESLGTIRRIETQGEGRILTIACDLDLSGTGIGDSIAVNGACLTAVSLGKGQFKVDMAPETVSRTTFGALGPGARVNIERALKLSDRIDGHLVSGHIDGTGAVSKIETRSNAIIYDIQVPENLADEMIEKGSVAIDGISLTINQCWKNGFSVSIIPHTAKITTIGFKKVGDRVNIETDILGKYVKKFLSGQRKSANSANDAESGAGISMSLLARNGFL from the coding sequence TTGTTTACTGGAATCATAGAAAGTCTGGGTACCATTCGGCGCATCGAAACCCAGGGAGAGGGCAGAATACTGACCATTGCCTGTGACCTGGATCTTTCCGGTACAGGTATCGGGGATTCCATTGCCGTGAACGGGGCCTGCCTGACCGCTGTCAGCCTTGGCAAAGGGCAGTTCAAGGTGGACATGGCGCCGGAAACCGTGTCACGCACCACCTTCGGGGCCCTTGGACCCGGGGCCCGGGTCAATATCGAACGGGCATTGAAGTTGTCGGACCGCATAGACGGTCACTTGGTGTCAGGCCACATAGACGGGACAGGTGCGGTTTCAAAGATTGAGACCCGGAGCAATGCCATTATATATGACATCCAGGTGCCGGAAAATCTGGCCGATGAGATGATCGAAAAAGGTTCCGTTGCCATTGACGGGATCAGCCTGACCATCAACCAGTGCTGGAAAAACGGTTTTTCGGTAAGCATCATTCCCCATACCGCAAAGATTACGACCATCGGGTTTAAAAAAGTGGGGGACCGCGTCAATATTGAGACGGATATTCTTGGAAAATATGTAAAAAAATTTTTATCAGGGCAAAGAAAAAGTGCAAACAGTGCCAATGACGCCGAATCAGGCGCAGGCATCAGTATGTCACTTCTTGCCCGGAACGGATTCTTGTAA
- a CDS encoding nucleoside-diphosphate sugar epimerase/dehydratase, which yields MKILVSRNLFVVLALDFILLCGSFYLAHLIRYDGLNSQLWLSHSFLRILPWLLGTKFLCFYFFDLYKGMWRYTGFDDLISIFKAASVSSVIIIIFVLYGTRFESISRSVFVIDWCLTVLSIACLRLLVRLCFEEFTEKVTFRDVQNVFLRIFRKNVGKGKGTLIIGAGDYGRKICREFNENPTIQSYVLGFLDDDPAKINRKIHGVPILNVIDNLEQTVKMTGAKDVIIAIPSLNSDKMRHIMGLCIKAGVNFKTVPNLGELIDGKIDVSSIRNVEYRDLLGREPVKLDKEKIGIYIKDKCILVTGAGGSIGTGLCRQICMYSPKTLVLFERAESPLFEIDHEIKKKFKNINIIPVLGDIQAKDELINVFRQTRPDIIFHTAAYKHVPMLEDHPWKAVENNIFGTRNLIEVTREFQCEKFVFVSTDKAVNPTSVMGTSKRISELLIQEASCSQGSSTAFMTVRFGNVIGSVGSVIPLFKKQISELGPVTVTHKDMVRYFMLIPEACQLILQAGAMGKGGETFILEMGNQVNIDAMARDLIRFSGFEPDVDIKIEYIGLRPGEKLYEELMTDKEAVIPTDHDKILVLNTNGTNMKTLNGKLDILKELASHRDGNGIRAIMKAIVPEYDIDQTLIKN from the coding sequence ATGAAGATATTGGTTTCCAGAAATCTATTTGTTGTTTTGGCTCTGGATTTTATCCTCTTATGCGGCTCCTTTTACCTGGCCCACTTAATTCGCTATGACGGACTTAACAGCCAGCTATGGCTCTCTCACAGCTTTCTGCGTATCTTACCCTGGCTTTTGGGAACAAAATTTTTGTGCTTCTATTTTTTCGATTTGTACAAAGGCATGTGGCGTTACACCGGCTTTGACGATCTGATCAGCATTTTTAAGGCAGCGTCAGTGTCAAGCGTCATCATTATTATTTTTGTGCTTTATGGGACACGATTTGAAAGCATTTCCCGTTCTGTTTTTGTCATCGACTGGTGCCTGACCGTCCTGTCCATTGCCTGTTTGCGGTTGCTTGTAAGACTTTGTTTTGAAGAATTTACAGAAAAAGTGACCTTTCGGGATGTGCAAAATGTATTTTTAAGGATATTTCGTAAAAATGTAGGAAAAGGAAAGGGGACGCTGATCATAGGTGCCGGGGATTACGGGAGAAAAATTTGCCGGGAGTTTAATGAAAATCCTACTATTCAATCCTATGTGTTAGGATTTCTGGATGATGATCCTGCAAAAATAAATCGGAAAATTCATGGTGTGCCAATACTAAATGTGATTGATAACCTTGAGCAGACCGTAAAAATGACGGGGGCAAAAGATGTCATCATTGCCATTCCCAGCCTGAATTCCGATAAAATGCGCCACATCATGGGGTTGTGCATAAAAGCCGGTGTCAACTTTAAAACAGTGCCCAATCTGGGCGAATTGATTGATGGAAAAATTGATGTGTCGTCCATCCGAAATGTTGAGTACCGGGATCTTTTGGGAAGAGAACCTGTCAAACTGGATAAAGAGAAAATCGGGATCTATATCAAGGACAAATGCATTCTTGTAACCGGTGCGGGGGGATCCATAGGGACCGGTCTTTGCCGTCAGATTTGCATGTATTCACCAAAGACACTTGTTCTTTTTGAGCGGGCTGAAAGTCCGTTGTTTGAAATTGACCATGAAATCAAAAAAAAGTTTAAAAACATAAATATCATTCCCGTTCTGGGCGACATTCAGGCCAAGGATGAGCTTATAAACGTTTTCAGGCAGACCCGGCCGGACATTATTTTCCATACGGCTGCATACAAACACGTTCCCATGCTGGAGGATCACCCCTGGAAAGCGGTGGAAAACAATATTTTCGGAACCAGAAACCTGATTGAGGTGACCCGCGAATTCCAATGTGAGAAATTCGTCTTTGTGTCCACGGATAAGGCGGTTAATCCCACAAGCGTCATGGGTACAAGTAAGCGGATTTCTGAACTGCTGATCCAGGAGGCAAGTTGCTCCCAGGGCTCTTCAACCGCATTTATGACGGTAAGGTTCGGCAACGTCATCGGCAGTGTCGGCAGCGTGATTCCTTTGTTCAAAAAGCAGATTTCTGAACTTGGGCCTGTAACGGTCACACATAAGGACATGGTCCGGTATTTCATGCTGATCCCTGAAGCATGCCAATTGATTCTTCAGGCAGGAGCCATGGGCAAGGGAGGAGAAACCTTTATTCTAGAGATGGGCAATCAGGTCAATATTGATGCCATGGCCAGGGATTTAATACGGTTTTCAGGATTTGAACCTGACGTTGATATTAAAATCGAATACATCGGATTGCGGCCCGGTGAAAAATTGTATGAGGAGCTCATGACAGACAAAGAAGCTGTGATCCCCACAGATCATGATAAAATTCTTGTTCTGAACACAAACGGCACAAATATGAAGACATTGAACGGCAAACTTGACATACTGAAGGAGTTGGCCAGCCACCGGGATGGAAACGGGATAAGGGCAATTATGAAAGCAATAGTTCCAGAGTATGACATAGATCAAACATTAATAAAGAATTAA
- a CDS encoding cytidine/deoxycytidylate deaminase family protein, whose translation MPPVFPDPATVKGDGRPSWDEYFMAITDLVASRATCLRRRVGAVLVKDKRILCSGYNGAPSQIPHCRQTGCLREQLKVPSGEKHELCRGVHAEQNVIIQAAYHGIPVSGAFLYCTTQPCSICAKMIINAGIKKVYFKEGYDDPLSLEMFAQAGVELIRLD comes from the coding sequence ATGCCCCCTGTTTTTCCTGATCCGGCAACTGTCAAGGGTGATGGCCGCCCGTCCTGGGACGAGTATTTTATGGCCATCACAGACCTTGTGGCCTCCAGGGCCACCTGCCTTCGCCGAAGGGTGGGGGCAGTGCTGGTTAAGGATAAACGAATTTTATGCTCGGGCTATAACGGTGCACCCTCCCAGATACCCCACTGCAGACAGACCGGCTGTCTGCGGGAACAGCTTAAGGTTCCTTCCGGAGAAAAACACGAGCTTTGCCGGGGGGTCCATGCTGAACAGAATGTGATTATCCAGGCTGCCTACCATGGAATACCTGTTTCTGGTGCCTTTCTGTACTGCACCACCCAGCCCTGTTCCATCTGCGCCAAGATGATCATCAACGCCGGGATTAAAAAAGTGTACTTCAAAGAGGGATACGACGATCCTCTTTCCCTGGAAATGTTTGCCCAGGCCGGTGTGGAACTGATCCGGCTTGACTGA
- the amrB gene encoding AmmeMemoRadiSam system protein B — protein sequence MGVKKMALAGSWYPESAKHCRAFIQKVLDEPKTGEDTKNCPDPVAGIVPHAGWVYSGQLACRVFYALTHGSRVVDTIALFGVHMHASSPAFVLDCTAVDTPLGAIEIDKVLTETLVTQAAGKGVDLNVLTLNRFPEENTLELQYPFIKYFFPKSRIVVCAVPPSTEAHTLGQAIVDAAEQSGRSLTVVGSTDMTHYGPRFGFEPAGSGQAAFDWVARENDAAAIEALTAMDENQVIRQGQSRHNMCCAGAACAAVVAAKKMGAVKGVCLDYASSFDPSEPAADFVGYCGMVFSV from the coding sequence ATGGGTGTAAAGAAAATGGCATTGGCTGGATCCTGGTATCCGGAATCAGCCAAACACTGCAGGGCTTTCATTCAAAAAGTTCTTGATGAACCCAAAACAGGAGAGGATACAAAAAATTGCCCAGATCCTGTGGCCGGCATTGTTCCCCATGCCGGCTGGGTTTATTCGGGACAACTTGCCTGTCGGGTCTTTTATGCACTGACCCATGGCAGCCGGGTCGTGGACACCATTGCGCTTTTCGGGGTTCACATGCACGCCTCCTCCCCGGCCTTTGTTTTGGACTGTACAGCTGTTGATACTCCTCTGGGTGCCATTGAAATTGACAAGGTGCTTACCGAGACCCTGGTAACCCAGGCTGCAGGCAAAGGTGTTGACCTGAACGTGTTGACTCTGAACCGTTTTCCCGAAGAAAACACTCTGGAACTGCAATATCCTTTTATTAAATATTTTTTTCCAAAAAGCCGGATTGTGGTATGCGCCGTGCCCCCTTCAACTGAGGCACATACTTTGGGGCAGGCCATCGTTGACGCCGCAGAACAGTCGGGGCGGTCTCTGACAGTGGTCGGCTCCACAGACATGACCCATTATGGCCCGCGATTCGGGTTTGAACCGGCGGGTTCAGGACAAGCTGCCTTTGACTGGGTAGCAAGGGAAAATGATGCCGCGGCCATTGAAGCGCTAACCGCCATGGATGAAAATCAGGTGATTCGCCAGGGGCAGTCCCGTCACAATATGTGCTGTGCCGGAGCAGCCTGTGCGGCCGTGGTTGCTGCAAAAAAAATGGGCGCAGTCAAAGGTGTCTGTCTTGACTACGCCTCAAGTTTTGATCCGTCAGAGCCTGCCGCTGATTTCGTGGGGTACTGCGGCATGGTCTTCAGCGTTTAA
- the gltX gene encoding glutamate--tRNA ligase produces MDTIITRFPPSPTGYLHIGGARTALFNWLWARKNAGRFVLRIEDTDEARSTKESVDAILESMDWLGIDWDDGPYFQTQRHDIYAEHIDRLIEQGHAYHCDCTPEEVDAMREEAKAKGLKPMYNGKCRNRGLKKSDNTVVRLKTPDTGVTIVDDVVKGSTVFQNSEIDDFIIQRSSGMAMYNLAVVVDDITMGINTIIRGDDHLVNTPKQILIYQALGAPLPVFGHVPMVLGADKARLSKRHGAMSVGEYKKMGFLADALINYLVRLGWSHGDQEFFERHELVEKFDLEHLGRSAGMFDMDKLYALNAKHIQKKKPVEIGDDLVPHLADLGIDATNDAFTQGVIETLQPRSRTLVEMAQGAAFYYKDEIEFEEKAAKKFLLPESAGLLNKCADALEGLADFSQQAQEEVFKQIMEETKLGFGKIAQPLRVAVTGTTVSPGIFEMFIALGKEKTVQRIRKAAQFCAARG; encoded by the coding sequence ATGGATACAATAATCACACGCTTTCCGCCCTCCCCCACCGGCTATCTGCATATCGGCGGTGCCAGAACCGCTCTTTTCAACTGGCTTTGGGCGAGAAAAAACGCAGGACGGTTCGTGCTGCGCATAGAAGATACAGATGAAGCCCGTTCCACAAAGGAGTCCGTGGATGCCATTCTGGAGTCCATGGACTGGCTGGGCATTGACTGGGACGACGGACCATATTTTCAGACCCAGCGCCATGATATCTACGCTGAACACATTGACCGGCTGATTGAACAGGGCCATGCCTACCATTGCGACTGTACGCCCGAAGAGGTAGATGCCATGCGCGAAGAGGCCAAAGCCAAAGGGCTGAAACCCATGTACAACGGTAAGTGCCGAAACCGCGGACTTAAAAAAAGTGATAACACTGTAGTACGGTTAAAGACTCCGGACACCGGGGTCACCATAGTGGATGATGTTGTCAAGGGAAGTACCGTTTTCCAGAATTCTGAAATTGATGATTTCATCATCCAGAGAAGTTCGGGTATGGCCATGTACAACCTTGCGGTGGTGGTGGATGATATCACCATGGGAATCAACACCATTATCCGGGGGGATGACCACCTGGTAAATACCCCCAAACAGATTCTGATCTACCAGGCCCTGGGCGCGCCGCTGCCTGTGTTCGGCCATGTCCCCATGGTGCTGGGCGCGGACAAAGCCCGCTTAAGCAAACGCCATGGCGCCATGTCCGTGGGGGAATATAAAAAGATGGGGTTCCTGGCCGATGCCTTGATCAACTATCTGGTCAGACTGGGGTGGTCCCACGGCGACCAGGAATTTTTTGAGCGTCATGAGCTCGTTGAAAAATTTGACCTTGAACATCTTGGCCGTTCGGCAGGCATGTTTGACATGGATAAGCTCTATGCCCTGAACGCCAAACACATCCAGAAAAAGAAACCAGTGGAGATAGGTGATGATCTTGTCCCCCACCTGGCAGACCTTGGCATTGACGCCACAAACGACGCATTTACCCAGGGGGTGATCGAAACGCTTCAGCCCAGAAGCAGAACCCTTGTGGAGATGGCCCAGGGTGCAGCGTTCTACTACAAAGATGAGATAGAGTTTGAGGAAAAGGCAGCCAAAAAATTTCTTCTCCCCGAATCGGCAGGTCTTCTAAACAAATGTGCCGATGCCCTGGAAGGCCTTGCTGATTTCAGCCAGCAAGCCCAGGAAGAGGTATTTAAACAGATCATGGAGGAAACAAAGCTCGGGTTTGGAAAAATTGCCCAGCCCCTGCGGGTTGCGGTTACCGGAACCACGGTGAGCCCGGGCATATTTGAAATGTTTATTGCCCTGGGAAAAGAAAAAACCGTCCAGCGCATCAGAAAGGCTGCTCAATTTTGTGCGGCCCGGGGCTGA
- the rpmF gene encoding 50S ribosomal protein L32, which produces MAVPKQKSSKARGRKRRTHYKTSAPTVTLCSECQEPKLPHTACPECGAYKGRNIKPDTDSND; this is translated from the coding sequence ATGGCTGTACCTAAGCAGAAAAGTTCCAAAGCAAGGGGAAGAAAAAGACGTACCCATTATAAAACCAGTGCCCCCACTGTAACCTTATGTTCTGAGTGCCAGGAGCCCAAACTGCCCCACACGGCCTGTCCTGAATGCGGTGCATACAAAGGCAGGAACATAAAACCCGACACAGATTCAAACGATTAG
- a CDS encoding bifunctional 3,4-dihydroxy-2-butanone-4-phosphate synthase/GTP cyclohydrolase II, which yields MPHLTIEQAIEDIKNGKMVILVDDEDRENEGDLTMAAQSVTPEAINFMATYGRGLVCLSLDSSIADKLELPMMVEHNTSQYGTGFTVSIEAKQGVTTGISAADRATTILTAVADETGPQDIARPGHIFPLRARDGGVMVRIGQTEGSVDLARLAGMKPAGVICEIMDDDGTMARMPSLEKFSEKHGIGICTVADLVKYRLKTESFVKRAAETVIPTRVGGEFKIVAYENDIDNLTHIALVKGEIDPEKAILVRVHSECMTGDIFSSLRCDCQDQLRRAMKMVDDEGCGVILYLRQEGRGIGLVNKLKAYEYQRQGLDTVQANEKLGFDADMRDYGVGAQMLVDLGVRKMRLLTNNPKKMVGLEGYGLSVVEQVPIEVEPNPYNQGYLKCKQAKLGHLLHIK from the coding sequence ATGCCGCATTTAACCATTGAACAGGCAATTGAAGATATAAAAAACGGAAAAATGGTCATCCTGGTCGATGACGAGGACAGGGAGAATGAAGGGGATCTGACCATGGCAGCCCAGTCCGTAACCCCGGAAGCCATCAACTTCATGGCCACCTATGGCCGGGGGCTTGTCTGTCTTTCCCTTGATTCAAGTATTGCCGACAAGCTTGAGCTGCCCATGATGGTAGAGCACAATACTTCCCAGTATGGTACGGGATTTACGGTCTCCATTGAGGCCAAACAAGGTGTGACAACAGGGATTTCCGCCGCAGACCGGGCCACCACCATTCTGACGGCCGTGGCCGATGAAACAGGTCCCCAGGACATCGCAAGGCCGGGGCACATCTTCCCTTTGCGGGCCCGGGACGGCGGAGTGATGGTGCGTATCGGCCAGACCGAAGGGTCTGTGGACCTTGCGCGTCTTGCCGGTATGAAACCCGCCGGCGTTATCTGCGAGATCATGGATGATGACGGAACCATGGCCCGGATGCCTTCCCTTGAAAAATTTTCCGAAAAGCACGGCATCGGCATCTGCACCGTAGCCGACCTTGTCAAGTACCGGTTGAAAACCGAAAGCTTTGTCAAACGGGCCGCAGAAACAGTTATTCCCACCCGGGTGGGCGGTGAATTTAAAATTGTTGCCTATGAGAATGATATCGATAATCTGACCCATATTGCCCTGGTTAAAGGGGAAATAGATCCGGAAAAGGCAATTCTTGTGCGGGTACATTCCGAATGTATGACCGGTGATATCTTTTCTTCTTTGCGCTGTGACTGCCAGGATCAGCTTCGCCGGGCCATGAAGATGGTGGATGATGAAGGGTGCGGGGTGATTTTGTATCTGCGCCAGGAGGGCCGGGGTATTGGCCTTGTGAACAAATTAAAAGCCTATGAGTACCAGCGCCAGGGTCTGGATACGGTCCAGGCCAATGAGAAACTTGGATTCGACGCCGACATGCGTGATTATGGTGTGGGTGCCCAGATGCTGGTGGATTTGGGTGTCCGAAAAATGCGCCTGCTCACCAATAATCCAAAAAAAATGGTGGGCCTTGAAGGCTACGGTTTAAGCGTTGTGGAACAGGTACCCATTGAAGTGGAGCCCAACCCCTACAATCAGGGATATTTGAAGTGCAAGCAGGCCAAACTGGGCCATTTATTACATATAAAATAA
- the ribD gene encoding bifunctional diaminohydroxyphosphoribosylaminopyrimidine deaminase/5-amino-6-(5-phosphoribosylamino)uracil reductase RibD — protein MTDLQFMARALELAARGKGYTSPNPCVGAVVVKDGQIIGQGFHVKAGGPHAEVVAIDDVASNAPGKLKNATIYVTLEPCNHFGKTPPCTHKILNAGIGRVVVACKDPNPVAGGGIEFLREKGLEVVCGLMEQEALTLIEDFVWNVQNKKLPFVTLKCAATLDGYIATRTGDSQWITSETSRKFGHELRHVNDAILIGSGTLHADNPSLTARIEGRQTRDPARIILDSRLTIREDAKVVIQQSNAPTIVVTGPNCDPGKILRLKERGVQILECRISENLLDLNDLMIKLRNLSVTSLLIEGGGHVAASALAAGIVNKVCYFLAPKIMGGNDGIPVFNGPGPEKIKEVFELARVTTRQFGSDILVTGYIEAQNS, from the coding sequence ATGACTGATTTGCAGTTTATGGCAAGGGCACTGGAACTTGCGGCCCGGGGCAAAGGATATACCTCTCCCAATCCCTGTGTGGGGGCCGTGGTGGTTAAAGACGGTCAGATCATCGGCCAGGGTTTTCATGTCAAAGCCGGCGGCCCCCATGCTGAAGTGGTGGCCATTGATGATGTCGCTTCCAATGCCCCTGGGAAGCTGAAAAATGCTACAATATATGTCACCCTTGAACCCTGCAACCATTTCGGCAAAACCCCACCCTGCACCCATAAAATTCTTAATGCCGGTATTGGGCGTGTTGTTGTGGCCTGCAAGGACCCTAATCCGGTTGCGGGTGGTGGTATTGAATTTCTAAGGGAAAAAGGTCTTGAGGTGGTCTGCGGCCTTATGGAGCAAGAGGCCTTGACACTGATCGAAGATTTTGTCTGGAATGTCCAAAATAAGAAACTTCCGTTTGTCACCTTGAAATGTGCCGCCACCCTTGACGGTTATATTGCCACAAGAACCGGGGATTCCCAGTGGATCACCTCAGAAACATCCCGAAAGTTCGGCCACGAACTGCGTCACGTCAATGATGCCATTCTCATCGGTTCCGGCACCCTGCATGCAGATAATCCTTCCCTGACCGCCAGAATTGAGGGTAGACAGACCCGTGATCCTGCCCGGATAATTCTGGACAGTCGCCTGACCATCCGGGAGGATGCCAAAGTCGTGATTCAACAATCAAACGCCCCCACCATCGTTGTCACCGGTCCGAACTGTGATCCAGGTAAGATCCTGCGCCTTAAAGAGCGCGGGGTGCAGATTCTTGAATGCCGGATATCAGAAAATCTGCTTGATTTAAATGACCTGATGATTAAGTTAAGAAATCTGTCCGTCACAAGCCTTCTGATTGAAGGCGGAGGACATGTGGCTGCATCGGCCCTGGCCGCAGGGATCGTCAACAAGGTGTGCTATTTCCTTGCCCCCAAAATTATGGGGGGAAATGACGGTATCCCGGTGTTCAACGGACCAGGGCCTGAAAAGATAAAAGAGGTTTTTGAGTTGGCCCGGGTCACCACCCGGCAGTTCGGTTCTGATATCCTGGTGACTGGATATATTGAAGCACAGAATAGTTAG